Proteins found in one Kwoniella bestiolae CBS 10118 chromosome 1, complete sequence genomic segment:
- a CDS encoding fumarate hydratase, mitochondrial, with translation MLNRVALRSATSLPKRQIARTVLPSSRTFATTSNIMAEQEFRSEKDTFGPLQVPAERYWGAQTQRSLMNFDIGGPTERMPPPLIKAFGVLKKAAAHVNQTYGLPADVAENISKAADEVISGKLIDEFPLVVFQTGSGTQTNMNVNEVISNRAIELMGGELGSKKPVHPNDHVNMSQSSNDTFPTAMHVAAVVEINQTLLPALRELHDALEEKKKSFDHIIKIGRTHLQDATPLTLGQEFSGYVAQVAKGIERVEGTIKNLSQLAQGGTAVGTGLNTKAGFDEKVAAEISKITGFQFVTAPNKFEALAAHDAIVEASGALNTVAVSLMKIANDIRYLGSGPRCGLGELELPENEPGSSIMPGKVNPTQCEALTMVAAQVMGNNTTISVAGSYGQFELNVFKPVLIKNLLQSIRLLADGSRSFTKNCVVGIKANEEKIKKIMNESLMLATCLNSVLGYDDVAAIAKNAHKKGLTLKESALESGKLTAEQFDAKVRPELMLGPDEV, from the exons ATGTTGAACCGTGTTGCCCTCAGATCGGCTACCAGC CTCCCAAAAAGACAAATCGCCAGAACAgtccttccctcttcccgaACATTCGCTACCACCTCAAACATCATGGCCGAGCAGGAATTCAGATCAGAGAAAGATACTTTCGGTCCTTTGCAGGTGCCCGCTGAGAGGTATTGGGGTGCTCAGACTCAGCGAAGTCTGATGAACTTTGATATTG GTGGACCAACCGAACGAATGCCCCCACCACTCATCAAAGCTTTCGGTGTCCTCAAGAAAGCCGCCGCTCACGTCAACCAGACATACGGTCTCCCCGCGGATGTAGCAGAGAACATCTCCAAAGCAGCCGACGAAGTCATCTCTGGTAAACTCATTGACGAATTCCCCTTGGTTGTCTTCCAGACCGGTTCCGGTACTCAGACCAACATGAATGTCAATGAGGTGATCTCCAACAGGGCTATCGAGTTGATGGGTGGTGAATTGGGGAGCAAAAAGCCTGTGCATCCTAATGATCATGTCAACATGTCTCAGTCCTCCAACGATAC CTTCCCCACTGCCATGCACGTAGCTGCCGTCGTAGAGATCAACCAAACCCTCCTCCCAGCCCTTCGAGAACTCCACGATGCcctcgaagagaagaagaagtctttcgaccacatcatcaaaatCGGTAGAACTCACTTGCAAGATGCTACCCCTCTGACTTTGGGTCAAGAATTCTCCGGCTACGTCGCTCAGGTCGCTAAAGGTATTGAGAGGGTTGAAGGTACCATCAAAAACCTGAGTCAACTCGCCCAAGGTGGTACCGCTGTCGGAACT GGTCTCAACACCAAAGCTGGATTCGATGAGAAAGTAGCTGCTGAGATCTCCAAGATCACCGGGTTCCAATTCGTTACTGCTCCTAATAAG TTCGAGGCCCTTGCCGCTCACGATGCCATTGTCGAAGCTTCCGGTGCTCTCAACACCGTCGCCGTGTCTCTTATGAAGATCGCCAACGATATCAGATACCTCGGTTCGGGTCCTCGATGCGGTCTTGGTGAATTGGAATTACCAGAGAACGAACCCGGATCATCCATCATGCCTGGAAA GGTCAACCCCACCCAGTGCGAAGCACTTACGATGGTAGCCGCCCAAGTGATGGGTAACAACACCACCATCTCCGTTGCTGGTTCATACGGTCAATTCGAATTGAACGTCTTCAAACCTGTTCTCATCAAGAACTTGCTCCAATCTATCCGATTATTGGCCGATGGTTCTAGATCATTCACCAAGAACTGTGTGGTGGGTATCAAGGCTaacgaggagaagatcaagaagatcatgaATGAATCTTTGATGCT TGCTACTTGCTTAAACTCTGTTCTCGGATACGATG ATGTCGCTGCTATCGCCAAGAACGCCCACAAGAAGGGTCTCAC CCTCAAAGAATCCGCTCTCGAATCTGGTAAACTCACTGCCGAGCAATTCGATGCTAAAGTCAGACCTGAGC TCATGTTGGGTCCCGACGAAGTATAA